The Carassius auratus strain Wakin chromosome 27, ASM336829v1, whole genome shotgun sequence genome includes a region encoding these proteins:
- the LOC113045597 gene encoding eukaryotic translation initiation factor 4 gamma 1-like isoform X1 has protein sequence MNKPPQPITGPPSVSLPSTSPGLTQAAYPPGQPPSVVFPGPSPQMNTAQQPRQFAPGPRALHQQGGFRALQSYYQPNRPNMQGNPPRIPPSSTPRSVAPTHVYQPTSQVMMIPQQQLQFTNTQGHAIFLHGQYRTPYMPPTQQYSAGFYPASSPAEYGTYAAAYYPATQQYPASVPAAPVIMNPPQQQPAPPPQQAPPLQSAPVKPRERKQIRIRDPNQGGRDITEEIMSGGRTTSTPTPPQTAGPEVGGPVQTNGESFSPVAVVIRADEQVKSTAPPPAVSTPPPSKTPEQAPVASSAADSKPVPEIRPASPVSKIPIPPEDDPAISPALTPSPPPTSDPQLSKPQIGDSVDAPVLPDAPAQKEPEDAPPVEPASTGVEKEESEVAKEEEPEPVAEMEVASDASSLAAIISTPVEPPPAVAFDDEVASKDDTLLSTETPISEPVVDEPKEQPLFNGLPEDSAETPVVKPESSSNPVAEQAVPQVQQICLTAVEAPVEEAEMEKAEETPAPVTVCPVEETAMQVAVTAGLRKKKKIKDLNKKDVGDVLDAFKEPEEEEPAPEPEVSQEEPSPAPTPAPPAEESDETWEDKEDKLDTENTEPDASKTVEQKYQYKEEQWKPINPEEKKRYDREFLLGFQFIGASMNKPEGLPHISDVVLDKANKTPLRPLDPRSLMNSGPDFTPSYANLGRQSSGGGGRGPLHSSQSARRPQPGRGKDQMNRNPKIITSLSLKDNVELNQAENAWTPSVKKQVRGRGGEEEEEETEAVKTQELFRRVRSILNKLTPQMFQQLMKQVTELTIDTEERLKGVIDLIFEKAISEPNFSVAYANMCRCLMGLKVPTSDKPGVTVNFRKLLLNRCQKEFEKDKDDDEIFEQKQKELDASAENEERQRLKEELEEAKDKARRRSLGNIKFIGELFKLKMLTEPIMHDCIVKLLKNHDEESLECLCRLLSTIGKDLDFEKAKPRMDQYFHQMEKIIKEKKTSSRIRFMLQDVLDLRKNNWVPRRGDQGPKTIDQIHKEAEMEEHREQAKVQQQLLSKKDSSQGRGGRGGLHSSGGRGSQTQDEGWNIVPITTKSRPIDTSRLSKITKPGDFSNQLLAPGGKGSWGSWGKGSSGGTGAKSTGEQDPGRPATSTLNRFSALQQSGGPPSSSSSSSVDSDRRVPQRNSSSRDRSDRDRGDRDRDRFDRFDRREDRDRGLDRPRQAITKRSFSRENEERRRGDSRGPPDSVRRVSSMTENRDRGSRERDRSKETVKPVSAPAAPPPVQAKPALSEDELDKKSKSIIEEYLHINDMKEALQCVQELNSASLLFVFVRNGVESTLERSTIAREHVGLLFQKLVSARILSPEQYYKGLQEILEIADDMAIDIPHIWLYLAEIITPMLQEGGIPMGQLFREVSKPLLPMGKAAVLLVEILNLLCKGLSHKKAGLMWLEAGLSWKDFLPEDEDVNKFVTEQKMEFTLGEEPEKPSKEELTAEELSKHLDRLLEEKANNQRIYDWVEANLDEQMMSSNQFVRALMMSVCQSAIICENPYKVDVEQFTQRAKLLQKYLSDETKELQALYALQALMVQMEQPANLLRMFFDALYDEDVIKEEAFYKWESSKDPAEQLGKGVALKSVTAFFTWLREAESESDNS, from the exons ATGAATAAACCACCTCAACCTATAACAGGACCCCCTTCCGTTTCCCTCCCCTCCACCTCGCCAGGACTGACACAG GCTGCCTATCCCCCAGGTcagcctccctctgttgtttttCCCGGGCCATCTCCACAAATGAACACTGCACAGCAACCCAGACAG TTTGCACCAGGGCCTCGTGCTTTGCACCAACAG GGTGGATTCAGGGCACTGCAG TCGTACTACCAACCTAACCGGCCCAACATGCAAGGCAATCCCCCTCGGATCCCACCCAGCAGCACCCCCCGGTCTGTTGCACCCACTCATGTCTACCAACCTACCTCACAGGTTATGATGATTCCCCAGCAACAGTTGCAATTCACCAACACTCAGGGCCATGCCATTTTCCTACACGGACAG TACCGCACCCCCTACATGCCGCCAACGCAGCAGTATTCTGCAGGCTTTTACCCTGCAAGCAGTCCAGCTGAATACGGTACATATG cgGCTGCATATTATCCTGCAACACAGCAGTACCCAGCGTCAGTGCCTGCCGCGCCTGTCATCATGAACCCCCCTCAGCAGCAACCAGCTCCGCCTCCACAGCAAGCTCCGCCTCTGCAGTCAGCACCAGTCAAACCGAGAGAGCGCAAACAG ATAAGAATACGTGACCCCAACCAGGGTGGACGTGACATCACAGAAGAGATCATGTCTGGAGGGAGAACGACCTCTACACCCACTCCTCCACAG ACTGCTGGCCCAGAGGTGGGAGGTCCTGTCCAGACCAATGGTGAAAGTTTTTCCCCTGTTGCTGTTGTGATCAGAGCTG ATGAGCAAGTGAAGTCCACGGCTCCTCCTCCAGCTGTGTCCACCCCTCCTCCATCCAAGACGCCAGAGCAAGCCCCCGTTGCATCTTCAGCAGCTGACTCTAAACCTGTGCCAGAGATCAGACCTGCTTCACCTGTGAGCAAGATTCCAATTCCTCCAGAAGACGACCCAGCGATATCCCCAGCGCTCACACCTTCTCCTCCCCCCACAAGCGATCCTCAACTTTCAAAGCCTCAAAttggtgacagtgtggatgcTCCAGTACTCCCTGATGCCCCAGCTCAAAAGGAGCCTGAGGACGCCCCTCCAGTGGAGCCAGCTTCTACTGGGGTTGAGAAAGAGGAGTCAGAGGTAGCCAAAGAGGAAGAGCCTGAACCTGTGGCAGAAATGGAGGTGGCATCTGATGCATCTAGCCTGGCTGCTATCATCTCCACACCTGTGGAGCCGCCTCCTGCTGTAGCTTTTGATGATGAGGTTGCTTCTAAGGATGACACCCTTCTATCCACAGAGACACCCATTTCAGAGCCAGTTGTTGATGAGCCAAAGGAACAGCCTTTGTTTAACGGTTTGCCTGAGGACTCTGCAGAGACTCCAGTAgtgaagccagagagctccagtAATCCAGTTGCTGAACAAGCGGTTCCTCAGGTCCAACAGATCTGCCTTACAGCTGTTGAAGCACCTGTAGAGGAAGCAGAGATGGAGAAAGCGGAGGAGACGCCTGCCCCTGTAACAGTCTGCCCTGTTGAGGAAACGGCTATGCAAG TTGCTGTGACAGCAGGGTTAAGGAAGAAAAAGAAGATCAAGGATCTGAATAAGAAAGATGTCGGAGATGTCCTAGATGCCTTCAAAGAG CCTGAGGAGGAAGAGCCTGCTCCTGAACCAGAGGTCTCTCAGGAAGAGCCTTCCCCTGCTCCAACCCCTGCCCCACCAGCTGAAGAGTCAGACGAAACATGGGAGGACAAAGAGGACAAGCTTGACACAGAAAATACTGAGCCTGATGCGTCTAAAACTGTGGAACAGAAGTATCAATATAAAGAAG AGCAATGGAAGCCCATCAATCCAGAGGAGAAGAAACGATATGATCGAGAATTCCTGCTTGGCTTCCAGTTCATTGGTGCAAGCATGAACAAGCCAGAGGGTTTGCCGCACATCAGTGACGTTGTCTTGGACAAG GCAAATAAAACCCCCTTGCGGCCATTGGATCCCAGGAGTCTGATGAACAGTGGGCCTGATTTCACTCCTTCATATGCTAACTTGGGTAGACAGTCATCGGGAGGAGGAGGGCGAGGACCG ttgCACTCCTCTCAGTCTGCACGGCGCCCTCAGCCAGGTCGGGGCAAAGACCAAATGAACCGCAACCCCAAGATCATCACCAGCTTGTCTCTTAAAGACAATGTGGAACTCAACCAGGCGGAGAATGCTTGGACGCCTTCAGTGAAGAAGCAAGTCCGAGGTCGTggaggagaggaggaagaggaagagacgGAAGCTGTGAAAACGCAGGAGCTGTTCCGCCGCGTACGCAGCATCCTTAACAAGCTCACGCCACAGATGTTCCAGCAGCTGATGAAGCAGGTGACCGAGCTCACCATAGACACAGAAGAGAGGCTCAAGGGTGTCATTGACCTTATCTTCGAGAAAGCCATCTCCGAACCCAACTTCTCTGTAGCTTATGCCAACATGTGCCGCTGCCTTATGGGG CTTAAAGTCCCCACTTCAGACAAACCGGGAGTCACTGTGAATTTCCGTAAACTGCTACTCAATCGTTGTCAGAAGGAGTTTGAAAAGGACAAGGATGATGACGAGATCTTTGAGCAGAAACAGAAAGAGCTGGATGCTTCCGCTGAG AATGAGGAGCGTCAGCGCctgaaggaggagctggaggaagcCAAGGACAAGGCACGTAGACGCTCTCTTGGAAACATCAAGTTCATCGGAGAGCTGTTCAAGCTGAAAATGCTGACAGAACCCATCATGCACGACTGCATTGTCAAGCTCTTGAAGAACCATGATGAGGAGAGTTTAGAGTGCCTCTGCCGGCTGCTCTCCACTATTGGAAAAGATCTAGACTTTGAGAAAGCTAAG CCTCGAATGGATCAGTACTTCCACCAAATGGAGAAGATCATTAAAGAGAAGAAGACCTCTTCTAGAATCCGCTTCATGCTTCAGGATGTTTTGGACCTCCGAAAG AACAACTGGGTGCCCAGAAGAGGAGATCAGGGCCCCAAAACCATCGATCAGATTCATAAAGAGGCAGAGATGGAAGAACATAGAGAGCAAGCCAAAGTACAGCAACAGCTGCTGTCTAAGAAGGACTCCAGTCAGGGTCGAGGGGGCCGTGGTGGGCTGCACTCCTCTGGGGGCCGTGGTAGCCAGACCCAAGATGAGGGCTGGAACATAGTGCCTATTACCACGAAGAGCAGACCGATTGACACCAGCCGCCTCAGTAAAATTACTAAG CCTGGTGATTTCAGTAACCAGCTGCTGGCCCCGGGAGGAAAGGGCTCATGGGGTAGCTGGGGTAAAGGGAGCAGTGGAGGCACAGGGGCCAAGTCCACTGGAGAGCAAG ACCCGGGGAGACCGGCCACTAGCACGCTCAACCGCTTCTCTGCATTGCAGCAATCTGGAGGAcccccttcatcatcatcatcctcttcagTTGACTCTGATCGTAGAGTACCCCAAAG GAACAGCTCCAGTAGGGACCGTAGCGATAGAGATCGCGGTGACCGAGACCGGGATCGCTTTGACAGATTCGATAGGAGGGAAGACCGGGACCGAGGCCTCGACAGGCCCCGTCAGGCTATCACCAAACGCAGCTTCAGCCGTGAAAATGAGGAGCGCAGAAGAGGCGACAGCCGTGGGCCACCGGATTCTGTACGCCGTGTGTCCAGCATGACCGAGAACCGCGATCGTGGCAGTCGAGAGCGTGATAGAAGCAAGGAGACCG TGAAGCCAGTGTCGGCTCCTGCTGCTCCACCACCTGTTCAGGCCAAACCTGCCCTGAGCGAGGACGAGCTGGACAAGAAATCCAAATCCATCATTGAAGAGTATCTCCACATCAATGACATGAAG GAGGCATTGCAGTGTGTGCAGGAGCTGAACAGTGCCTCTCTGCTCTTCGTGTTTGTACGGAACGGTGTAGAGTCCACACTGGAGCGCAGCACCATCGCTAGAGAGCACGTGGGCCTGCTGTTTCAGAAACTTGTTAGTGCTAGAATATTATCTCCTGAGCAGTACTACAAGGG ACTGCAGGAGATTCTGGAGATAGCAGATGACATGGCTATTGACATTCCTCATATCTGGCTCTACTTGGCTGAGATCATCACGCCCATGTTGCAGGAGGGAGGCATCCCCATGGGCCAGCTCTTCAG GGAAGTGTCCAAACCTCTTCTCCCTATGGGCAAAGCAGCAGTCTTACTTGTTGAAATACTTAACCTTCTCTGCAAAGGATTG AGCCACAAAAAAGCTGGATTGATGTGGTTGGAGGCAGGACTCAGCTGGAAGGACTTTCTGCCTGAAGATGAGGATGTCAATAAGTTTGTTACAGAGCAG AAAATGGAGTTCACTCTGGGTGAGGAGCCTGAGAAGCCCAGTAAGGAGGAGCTGACTGCTGAGGAGCTGAGTAAACATTTGGACAGGTTGTTAGAGGAAAAAGCCAACAACCAGAGGATCTATGACTGGGTAGAG GCCAACCTAGATGAGCAGATGATGAGCTCCAATCAGTTTGTGCGGGCACTGATGatgtctgtgtgtcagtctgccaTTATAT GTGAGAACCCCTACAAGGTGGATGTGGAGCAGTTTACCCAAAGGGCCAAGCTTCTGCAGAAGTACCTCTCTGATGAAACGAAGGAGCTGCAGGCACTCTATGCTCTCCAGGCTCTCATGGTGCAGATGGAGCAGCCTGCCa ATTTACTGCGCATGTTTTTCGACGCGTTGTACGATGAGGATGTGATTAAAGAGGAAGCCTTCTACAAATGGGAGTCCAGCAAAGACCCGGCCGAGCAGCTGGGGAAGGGTGTGGCTCTGAAGTCCGTCACTGCCTTCTTCACCTGGCTACGCGAGGCCGAGTCCGAATCTGACAACAGCTAA
- the LOC113045597 gene encoding eukaryotic translation initiation factor 4 gamma 1-like isoform X6, whose amino-acid sequence MNKPPQPITGPPSVSLPSTSPGLTQAAYPPGQPPSVVFPGPSPQMNTAQQPRQSYYQPNRPNMQGNPPRIPPSSTPRSVAPTHVYQPTSQVMMIPQQQLQFTNTQGHAIFLHGQYRTPYMPPTQQYSAGFYPASSPAEYGTYAAAYYPATQQYPASVPAAPVIMNPPQQQPAPPPQQAPPLQSAPVKPRERKQIRIRDPNQGGRDITEEIMSGGRTTSTPTPPQTAGPEVGGPVQTNGESFSPVAVVIRADEQVKSTAPPPAVSTPPPSKTPEQAPVASSAADSKPVPEIRPASPVSKIPIPPEDDPAISPALTPSPPPTSDPQLSKPQIGDSVDAPVLPDAPAQKEPEDAPPVEPASTGVEKEESEVAKEEEPEPVAEMEVASDASSLAAIISTPVEPPPAVAFDDEVASKDDTLLSTETPISEPVVDEPKEQPLFNGLPEDSAETPVVKPESSSNPVAEQAVPQVQQICLTAVEAPVEEAEMEKAEETPAPVTVCPVEETAMQVAVTAGLRKKKKIKDLNKKDVGDVLDAFKEPEEEEPAPEPEVSQEEPSPAPTPAPPAEESDETWEDKEDKLDTENTEPDASKTVEQKYQYKEEQWKPINPEEKKRYDREFLLGFQFIGASMNKPEGLPHISDVVLDKANKTPLRPLDPRSLMNSGPDFTPSYANLGRQSSGGGGRGPSARRPQPGRGKDQMNRNPKIITSLSLKDNVELNQAENAWTPSVKKQVRGRGGEEEEEETEAVKTQELFRRVRSILNKLTPQMFQQLMKQVTELTIDTEERLKGVIDLIFEKAISEPNFSVAYANMCRCLMGLKVPTSDKPGVTVNFRKLLLNRCQKEFEKDKDDDEIFEQKQKELDASAENEERQRLKEELEEAKDKARRRSLGNIKFIGELFKLKMLTEPIMHDCIVKLLKNHDEESLECLCRLLSTIGKDLDFEKAKPRMDQYFHQMEKIIKEKKTSSRIRFMLQDVLDLRKNNWVPRRGDQGPKTIDQIHKEAEMEEHREQAKVQQQLLSKKDSSQGRGGRGGLHSSGGRGSQTQDEGWNIVPITTKSRPIDTSRLSKITKPGDFSNQLLAPGGKGSWGSWGKGSSGGTGAKSTGEQDPGRPATSTLNRFSALQQSGGPPSSSSSSSVDSDRRVPQRNSSSRDRSDRDRGDRDRDRFDRFDRREDRDRGLDRPRQAITKRSFSRENEERRRGDSRGPPDSVRRVSSMTENRDRGSRERDRSKETVKPVSAPAAPPPVQAKPALSEDELDKKSKSIIEEYLHINDMKEALQCVQELNSASLLFVFVRNGVESTLERSTIAREHVGLLFQKLVSARILSPEQYYKGLQEILEIADDMAIDIPHIWLYLAEIITPMLQEGGIPMGQLFREVSKPLLPMGKAAVLLVEILNLLCKGLSHKKAGLMWLEAGLSWKDFLPEDEDVNKFVTEQKMEFTLGEEPEKPSKEELTAEELSKHLDRLLEEKANNQRIYDWVEANLDEQMMSSNQFVRALMMSVCQSAIICENPYKVDVEQFTQRAKLLQKYLSDETKELQALYALQALMVQMEQPANLLRMFFDALYDEDVIKEEAFYKWESSKDPAEQLGKGVALKSVTAFFTWLREAESESDNS is encoded by the exons ATGAATAAACCACCTCAACCTATAACAGGACCCCCTTCCGTTTCCCTCCCCTCCACCTCGCCAGGACTGACACAG GCTGCCTATCCCCCAGGTcagcctccctctgttgtttttCCCGGGCCATCTCCACAAATGAACACTGCACAGCAACCCAGACAG TCGTACTACCAACCTAACCGGCCCAACATGCAAGGCAATCCCCCTCGGATCCCACCCAGCAGCACCCCCCGGTCTGTTGCACCCACTCATGTCTACCAACCTACCTCACAGGTTATGATGATTCCCCAGCAACAGTTGCAATTCACCAACACTCAGGGCCATGCCATTTTCCTACACGGACAG TACCGCACCCCCTACATGCCGCCAACGCAGCAGTATTCTGCAGGCTTTTACCCTGCAAGCAGTCCAGCTGAATACGGTACATATG cgGCTGCATATTATCCTGCAACACAGCAGTACCCAGCGTCAGTGCCTGCCGCGCCTGTCATCATGAACCCCCCTCAGCAGCAACCAGCTCCGCCTCCACAGCAAGCTCCGCCTCTGCAGTCAGCACCAGTCAAACCGAGAGAGCGCAAACAG ATAAGAATACGTGACCCCAACCAGGGTGGACGTGACATCACAGAAGAGATCATGTCTGGAGGGAGAACGACCTCTACACCCACTCCTCCACAG ACTGCTGGCCCAGAGGTGGGAGGTCCTGTCCAGACCAATGGTGAAAGTTTTTCCCCTGTTGCTGTTGTGATCAGAGCTG ATGAGCAAGTGAAGTCCACGGCTCCTCCTCCAGCTGTGTCCACCCCTCCTCCATCCAAGACGCCAGAGCAAGCCCCCGTTGCATCTTCAGCAGCTGACTCTAAACCTGTGCCAGAGATCAGACCTGCTTCACCTGTGAGCAAGATTCCAATTCCTCCAGAAGACGACCCAGCGATATCCCCAGCGCTCACACCTTCTCCTCCCCCCACAAGCGATCCTCAACTTTCAAAGCCTCAAAttggtgacagtgtggatgcTCCAGTACTCCCTGATGCCCCAGCTCAAAAGGAGCCTGAGGACGCCCCTCCAGTGGAGCCAGCTTCTACTGGGGTTGAGAAAGAGGAGTCAGAGGTAGCCAAAGAGGAAGAGCCTGAACCTGTGGCAGAAATGGAGGTGGCATCTGATGCATCTAGCCTGGCTGCTATCATCTCCACACCTGTGGAGCCGCCTCCTGCTGTAGCTTTTGATGATGAGGTTGCTTCTAAGGATGACACCCTTCTATCCACAGAGACACCCATTTCAGAGCCAGTTGTTGATGAGCCAAAGGAACAGCCTTTGTTTAACGGTTTGCCTGAGGACTCTGCAGAGACTCCAGTAgtgaagccagagagctccagtAATCCAGTTGCTGAACAAGCGGTTCCTCAGGTCCAACAGATCTGCCTTACAGCTGTTGAAGCACCTGTAGAGGAAGCAGAGATGGAGAAAGCGGAGGAGACGCCTGCCCCTGTAACAGTCTGCCCTGTTGAGGAAACGGCTATGCAAG TTGCTGTGACAGCAGGGTTAAGGAAGAAAAAGAAGATCAAGGATCTGAATAAGAAAGATGTCGGAGATGTCCTAGATGCCTTCAAAGAG CCTGAGGAGGAAGAGCCTGCTCCTGAACCAGAGGTCTCTCAGGAAGAGCCTTCCCCTGCTCCAACCCCTGCCCCACCAGCTGAAGAGTCAGACGAAACATGGGAGGACAAAGAGGACAAGCTTGACACAGAAAATACTGAGCCTGATGCGTCTAAAACTGTGGAACAGAAGTATCAATATAAAGAAG AGCAATGGAAGCCCATCAATCCAGAGGAGAAGAAACGATATGATCGAGAATTCCTGCTTGGCTTCCAGTTCATTGGTGCAAGCATGAACAAGCCAGAGGGTTTGCCGCACATCAGTGACGTTGTCTTGGACAAG GCAAATAAAACCCCCTTGCGGCCATTGGATCCCAGGAGTCTGATGAACAGTGGGCCTGATTTCACTCCTTCATATGCTAACTTGGGTAGACAGTCATCGGGAGGAGGAGGGCGAGGACCG TCTGCACGGCGCCCTCAGCCAGGTCGGGGCAAAGACCAAATGAACCGCAACCCCAAGATCATCACCAGCTTGTCTCTTAAAGACAATGTGGAACTCAACCAGGCGGAGAATGCTTGGACGCCTTCAGTGAAGAAGCAAGTCCGAGGTCGTggaggagaggaggaagaggaagagacgGAAGCTGTGAAAACGCAGGAGCTGTTCCGCCGCGTACGCAGCATCCTTAACAAGCTCACGCCACAGATGTTCCAGCAGCTGATGAAGCAGGTGACCGAGCTCACCATAGACACAGAAGAGAGGCTCAAGGGTGTCATTGACCTTATCTTCGAGAAAGCCATCTCCGAACCCAACTTCTCTGTAGCTTATGCCAACATGTGCCGCTGCCTTATGGGG CTTAAAGTCCCCACTTCAGACAAACCGGGAGTCACTGTGAATTTCCGTAAACTGCTACTCAATCGTTGTCAGAAGGAGTTTGAAAAGGACAAGGATGATGACGAGATCTTTGAGCAGAAACAGAAAGAGCTGGATGCTTCCGCTGAG AATGAGGAGCGTCAGCGCctgaaggaggagctggaggaagcCAAGGACAAGGCACGTAGACGCTCTCTTGGAAACATCAAGTTCATCGGAGAGCTGTTCAAGCTGAAAATGCTGACAGAACCCATCATGCACGACTGCATTGTCAAGCTCTTGAAGAACCATGATGAGGAGAGTTTAGAGTGCCTCTGCCGGCTGCTCTCCACTATTGGAAAAGATCTAGACTTTGAGAAAGCTAAG CCTCGAATGGATCAGTACTTCCACCAAATGGAGAAGATCATTAAAGAGAAGAAGACCTCTTCTAGAATCCGCTTCATGCTTCAGGATGTTTTGGACCTCCGAAAG AACAACTGGGTGCCCAGAAGAGGAGATCAGGGCCCCAAAACCATCGATCAGATTCATAAAGAGGCAGAGATGGAAGAACATAGAGAGCAAGCCAAAGTACAGCAACAGCTGCTGTCTAAGAAGGACTCCAGTCAGGGTCGAGGGGGCCGTGGTGGGCTGCACTCCTCTGGGGGCCGTGGTAGCCAGACCCAAGATGAGGGCTGGAACATAGTGCCTATTACCACGAAGAGCAGACCGATTGACACCAGCCGCCTCAGTAAAATTACTAAG CCTGGTGATTTCAGTAACCAGCTGCTGGCCCCGGGAGGAAAGGGCTCATGGGGTAGCTGGGGTAAAGGGAGCAGTGGAGGCACAGGGGCCAAGTCCACTGGAGAGCAAG ACCCGGGGAGACCGGCCACTAGCACGCTCAACCGCTTCTCTGCATTGCAGCAATCTGGAGGAcccccttcatcatcatcatcctcttcagTTGACTCTGATCGTAGAGTACCCCAAAG GAACAGCTCCAGTAGGGACCGTAGCGATAGAGATCGCGGTGACCGAGACCGGGATCGCTTTGACAGATTCGATAGGAGGGAAGACCGGGACCGAGGCCTCGACAGGCCCCGTCAGGCTATCACCAAACGCAGCTTCAGCCGTGAAAATGAGGAGCGCAGAAGAGGCGACAGCCGTGGGCCACCGGATTCTGTACGCCGTGTGTCCAGCATGACCGAGAACCGCGATCGTGGCAGTCGAGAGCGTGATAGAAGCAAGGAGACCG TGAAGCCAGTGTCGGCTCCTGCTGCTCCACCACCTGTTCAGGCCAAACCTGCCCTGAGCGAGGACGAGCTGGACAAGAAATCCAAATCCATCATTGAAGAGTATCTCCACATCAATGACATGAAG GAGGCATTGCAGTGTGTGCAGGAGCTGAACAGTGCCTCTCTGCTCTTCGTGTTTGTACGGAACGGTGTAGAGTCCACACTGGAGCGCAGCACCATCGCTAGAGAGCACGTGGGCCTGCTGTTTCAGAAACTTGTTAGTGCTAGAATATTATCTCCTGAGCAGTACTACAAGGG ACTGCAGGAGATTCTGGAGATAGCAGATGACATGGCTATTGACATTCCTCATATCTGGCTCTACTTGGCTGAGATCATCACGCCCATGTTGCAGGAGGGAGGCATCCCCATGGGCCAGCTCTTCAG GGAAGTGTCCAAACCTCTTCTCCCTATGGGCAAAGCAGCAGTCTTACTTGTTGAAATACTTAACCTTCTCTGCAAAGGATTG AGCCACAAAAAAGCTGGATTGATGTGGTTGGAGGCAGGACTCAGCTGGAAGGACTTTCTGCCTGAAGATGAGGATGTCAATAAGTTTGTTACAGAGCAG AAAATGGAGTTCACTCTGGGTGAGGAGCCTGAGAAGCCCAGTAAGGAGGAGCTGACTGCTGAGGAGCTGAGTAAACATTTGGACAGGTTGTTAGAGGAAAAAGCCAACAACCAGAGGATCTATGACTGGGTAGAG GCCAACCTAGATGAGCAGATGATGAGCTCCAATCAGTTTGTGCGGGCACTGATGatgtctgtgtgtcagtctgccaTTATAT GTGAGAACCCCTACAAGGTGGATGTGGAGCAGTTTACCCAAAGGGCCAAGCTTCTGCAGAAGTACCTCTCTGATGAAACGAAGGAGCTGCAGGCACTCTATGCTCTCCAGGCTCTCATGGTGCAGATGGAGCAGCCTGCCa ATTTACTGCGCATGTTTTTCGACGCGTTGTACGATGAGGATGTGATTAAAGAGGAAGCCTTCTACAAATGGGAGTCCAGCAAAGACCCGGCCGAGCAGCTGGGGAAGGGTGTGGCTCTGAAGTCCGTCACTGCCTTCTTCACCTGGCTACGCGAGGCCGAGTCCGAATCTGACAACAGCTAA